A region from the Francisella orientalis FNO12 genome encodes:
- a CDS encoding UvrD-helicase domain-containing protein — translation MLNNLNQQQQQAVKYTSTPLLVLAGAGSGKTSVIIEKISYLIEQLLYPAKSIIAVTFTNKAAKEMQERVKLRLDKEKSKGLMISTFHSLGLSILKRHFSDLGYKKNFTLFDSHDSLALIYDIAYEEYQLPKQNAGFIQSKISFWKSVLLTPDEIQPKDDLEERAAFIYKEYQKYLKSYNSFDFDDLVFQPIQLFKNFSSIQKLWSDKFRYILIDEYQDTNESQYQLLKYLTQDKNKFTVVGDDDQSIYAWRGSRPENLRHLQEDFKDLKVIKLEQNYRSTGRILNVANKLIENNSHIFDKKLWSNKDYGEQIKVISLTNDEDEAQFITSDIFFDRVKTKSKNSDYAILIRSNYQVYLLERYMQMHKIPYTISGGSYFFSKSEIKDIISYLRLIVNPDDDRAFLRVVNIPKREVGSATIHKLGEYTSEHHCSFFHTLYNLEKFEIRDFTKKNLSSFKDLILNTQQEINSSISAQELKNIINNFIDNISYRQWLIDSSSSEKQAEFRYANVKEVTKWIVNQLEGDSYNALESLASVLNKMLLIDILDRDNEDKNDNQVQIITMHASKGLEFKKVYIMGMEEGILPHQQSIEEDSIEDERRLAYVAITRARENLTITMTKHRKKFGEKHISIPSRFIDELPESDLYWVGTEKECAETRQQNSKQNISALKDMFG, via the coding sequence ATGCTAAATAATCTTAATCAACAGCAACAACAAGCTGTTAAATATACTAGCACACCTTTATTAGTATTAGCGGGGGCAGGCAGTGGCAAAACTAGTGTAATTATTGAAAAGATTTCTTATCTGATAGAGCAACTTTTGTATCCAGCTAAAAGTATCATAGCTGTAACATTTACAAATAAAGCAGCCAAAGAAATGCAAGAGCGTGTTAAATTACGACTTGATAAAGAAAAATCAAAAGGTTTGATGATTTCGACATTTCACTCTCTTGGCTTATCAATTTTAAAAAGACATTTTTCTGATTTAGGATATAAGAAAAATTTTACACTTTTTGATAGCCATGATTCACTTGCACTAATATACGATATTGCATATGAGGAATATCAGTTGCCCAAACAAAATGCTGGATTTATTCAATCAAAAATATCATTTTGGAAGTCAGTTCTACTTACACCTGATGAAATACAACCTAAGGATGACCTTGAAGAGCGAGCGGCTTTTATATACAAAGAATATCAAAAATATCTAAAATCTTATAACTCTTTTGACTTTGATGATCTGGTATTTCAACCAATACAGTTATTTAAAAATTTCTCAAGCATTCAAAAATTATGGTCAGATAAATTTAGATATATTCTCATAGATGAATACCAAGATACTAATGAATCACAATATCAACTTTTGAAGTATTTGACACAGGACAAAAATAAATTCACTGTTGTAGGAGACGATGATCAGTCTATATATGCATGGAGAGGTTCTCGACCAGAAAATTTACGCCATTTGCAAGAAGATTTCAAAGATCTAAAAGTTATTAAGTTAGAACAAAACTATCGTTCCACAGGTAGAATACTTAATGTTGCAAATAAGCTTATTGAAAATAATAGCCATATTTTTGACAAAAAACTTTGGTCAAACAAAGATTACGGTGAGCAAATTAAGGTTATTAGTCTTACAAACGATGAAGATGAGGCACAATTCATAACTAGTGATATTTTCTTTGATAGGGTAAAAACAAAATCTAAAAACTCTGATTATGCAATATTGATAAGGAGTAATTACCAAGTATACTTACTTGAAAGATATATGCAAATGCACAAAATCCCTTATACAATTAGCGGGGGAAGTTATTTTTTTTCCAAATCAGAAATCAAAGATATTATTTCGTATTTAAGGCTAATAGTTAATCCTGATGATGATAGAGCATTTTTGCGTGTGGTAAATATTCCTAAACGTGAAGTTGGTAGTGCAACTATTCATAAATTAGGAGAATACACAAGTGAACATCACTGTAGCTTTTTTCATACTTTATATAATTTAGAAAAGTTTGAAATACGCGATTTTACCAAAAAAAACTTATCATCTTTTAAAGATTTGATACTTAATACGCAGCAGGAGATAAATTCAAGTATATCTGCTCAAGAGCTAAAAAATATAATTAATAATTTTATTGATAATATTTCATACCGACAGTGGCTTATAGATTCTAGCTCCTCAGAGAAACAAGCAGAGTTTAGATATGCGAATGTCAAAGAGGTTACTAAATGGATTGTCAATCAGCTTGAGGGTGACTCATATAATGCTCTTGAATCGCTAGCTTCAGTTCTTAATAAAATGTTACTTATAGATATTTTGGATAGAGATAACGAAGATAAAAATGATAATCAGGTTCAAATTATAACTATGCATGCTTCCAAAGGTTTAGAATTCAAAAAAGTTTATATAATGGGTATGGAAGAAGGAATCTTGCCACATCAACAAAGTATTGAAGAGGACTCTATAGAGGATGAACGTAGGCTTGCATATGTGGCGATTACTAGAGCTAGAGAAAATTTGACTATAACAATGACAAAACATCGTAAAAAGTTTGGCGAAAAACATATATCTATTCCAAGTAGATTTATTGACGAATTACCAGAATCTGATCTGTATTGGGTCGGCACAGAAAAAGAATGTGCAGAAACTCGTCAGCAAAATTCTAAACAGAATATATCCGCACTTAAAGATATGTTTGGATAA
- the ygfZ gene encoding CAF17-like 4Fe-4S cluster assembly/insertion protein YgfZ, protein MNFQYNDFKILEVSGIDTIKFLQGLVTSDLTKLSDDNNLLMTAFANLKGRIISLCFVKYVSSQKLLLSVEKSIIDNLLSWLKKYSMFSKVSFAVNEDYSLFFTEKGFLNHDILVKDALKSKIAYEQIQKINIVNKLAIIDQTNVEKFLPAELDLDNVDKVVSYTKGCYMGQEVIARMRYKAKSKKELAVVKSVTNIQDFDLKTSDGKPLANVVNRIYVEDVYYMLVVFHKEATEVEYQLENEVIVTKC, encoded by the coding sequence ATGAATTTTCAATATAATGATTTTAAAATTTTAGAAGTAAGTGGAATAGATACCATAAAATTTCTTCAAGGCTTGGTAACATCTGATTTAACTAAGCTATCTGATGATAATAATTTATTGATGACTGCTTTTGCTAATTTAAAAGGACGAATTATTTCCTTATGTTTTGTGAAATATGTTTCTAGCCAGAAACTATTACTCTCAGTTGAAAAAAGTATTATAGATAATCTACTTTCTTGGTTAAAAAAATATAGTATGTTTTCTAAAGTTAGCTTTGCTGTTAATGAAGATTATTCATTGTTTTTTACCGAGAAAGGGTTTTTAAATCATGATATTTTAGTTAAAGATGCTTTAAAGTCTAAAATAGCATACGAACAAATACAAAAGATTAATATCGTAAATAAGCTTGCAATTATAGATCAGACTAATGTAGAGAAATTTCTTCCAGCAGAGTTAGATCTTGATAATGTAGATAAAGTTGTCAGTTACACCAAGGGTTGCTATATGGGTCAAGAGGTGATAGCAAGGATGCGCTATAAAGCTAAATCAAAAAAAGAATTAGCAGTTGTTAAATCAGTCACAAATATTCAAGATTTTGATTTAAAAACAAGTGATGGCAAACCTCTAGCAAATGTTGTAAATAGGATTTACGTTGAGGATGTTTACTATATGCTAGTAGTGTTTCATAAAGAAGCAACAGAAGTTGAGTATCAGCTTGAAAATGAAGTAATCGTAACTAAATGCTAA
- the tal gene encoding transaldolase, with amino-acid sequence MQKSLLKQLKKVTMVVADTGDFELIKKYKPVDATTNPSLILKAVKDPKYSKLVIDTIDKFKQNNPEFKRDELIREITIEILVFFGIKILDVIDGKVSSEVDARVSFNSAETIYYARKIIKKYESHGISKDRVLIKIAATWEGIKAAKLLQKEGVNCNLTLIFDKVQAQACAEARVYLVSPFVGRITDWQMQQNKLDTFPDVNDDDGVNSVKSIYKLYKDCGFKTIVMGASFRSANQVVALAGCDALTISPVLLEELENNFENLEVKLKKSNDVNTQVPQIAESNFRWQMNENPMATNKLAEGIRQFAKDTVELENIITKYL; translated from the coding sequence ATGCAAAAATCGTTATTAAAACAGCTTAAAAAAGTAACTATGGTAGTCGCTGATACTGGTGATTTTGAGTTAATTAAAAAATATAAACCTGTTGATGCTACTACGAATCCTAGTTTGATACTTAAAGCTGTTAAAGATCCAAAATACTCTAAGTTAGTTATAGATACTATAGATAAGTTTAAGCAGAATAATCCTGAGTTTAAGAGAGATGAGCTTATTAGAGAGATTACTATCGAGATACTGGTATTTTTTGGAATAAAAATATTGGATGTGATTGACGGAAAAGTATCTAGTGAAGTAGATGCAAGAGTATCTTTTAATTCTGCAGAAACAATTTATTATGCTAGAAAAATTATTAAAAAGTATGAATCTCACGGAATCTCAAAAGATCGAGTTTTGATAAAAATAGCAGCTACTTGGGAAGGTATAAAGGCGGCTAAACTTTTGCAAAAAGAAGGTGTTAATTGTAATTTGACACTTATTTTTGATAAAGTTCAAGCACAAGCTTGTGCTGAGGCTAGAGTTTATTTGGTATCACCATTTGTAGGAAGAATTACAGATTGGCAAATGCAACAAAACAAACTTGATACTTTCCCTGATGTGAACGACGATGATGGTGTTAACTCTGTAAAATCGATATATAAGCTATACAAAGATTGCGGGTTTAAAACAATTGTTATGGGAGCAAGCTTTCGAAGTGCTAATCAAGTAGTTGCTCTTGCTGGTTGTGATGCTTTAACTATATCACCAGTATTACTTGAAGAGCTTGAAAATAATTTTGAAAATTTAGAAGTTAAGTTGAAAAAATCTAATGATGTAAATACACAAGTACCACAAATTGCAGAGTCTAATTTCCGTTGGCAGATGAATGAAAATCCTATGGCGACTAATAAATTAGCAGAAGGAATTAGACAGTTTGCAAAAGACACCGTTGAATTAGAAAATATAATAACTAAATATCTATAA
- a CDS encoding M17 family metallopeptidase, whose product MHISTQLQCFSLQKEFDSKPIYLIHKVNFDNWLSQQDSFSQNYIKQFTDKKIIAMPSKSGDIQKIICIVCENMYSLAPLSSQLSKGNYHIEYSEISDLTLHYIGFGLSSYKFERYKSNQQGVDVKLFLPTQYKYILTTVEANFIVRDMITTPAEDMGPEDISNIIKSIAKEFDASFDEIVGEDLKNQGYMGIYTVGKASHRPPRLVKLNWGNENHPKVSIVGKGVAFDTGGLDIKASQFMLLMHKDMGGAANAIGLAYMIMKYNLPVRLSLSIPTVENAVGAKSYRPSDIIKMKNGTTVQVTNTDAEGRLILAEPLYEEATKKPEYLIDFSTLTGAARVAVGDKISAFFCNNDDVARDIYNYGETEQDQTWRLPLADCYRKNLETEFADISHCELSTFAGAVKAALFIEYFVGIENAPTWIHFDIMAWNVANSPGKPKGGEMMGVRAMFKMLEEKYSK is encoded by the coding sequence ATGCATATTTCAACGCAACTACAGTGTTTTTCTTTACAAAAAGAATTTGATTCTAAACCTATTTATCTAATACATAAGGTTAATTTTGATAACTGGCTTAGCCAACAAGATTCTTTTAGTCAAAACTATATTAAACAGTTTACTGATAAGAAAATAATAGCTATGCCTAGTAAATCAGGAGATATTCAAAAGATTATCTGTATTGTCTGTGAAAATATGTATAGTTTAGCACCTTTGTCTAGTCAGTTGAGCAAGGGTAATTATCATATTGAGTATTCTGAAATTTCTGATTTAACATTGCATTATATTGGTTTTGGATTATCAAGTTATAAGTTTGAAAGATATAAGTCTAATCAGCAAGGTGTAGATGTGAAATTATTTTTACCAACACAATATAAATACATCTTAACTACAGTTGAGGCGAATTTTATTGTTAGAGATATGATTACAACGCCTGCTGAAGATATGGGGCCTGAAGATATCTCTAATATTATCAAATCTATTGCTAAAGAATTTGATGCTAGCTTTGATGAAATAGTTGGAGAAGATCTCAAAAATCAAGGGTATATGGGTATTTATACTGTGGGCAAAGCAAGTCATAGACCTCCAAGATTAGTTAAATTAAATTGGGGTAATGAAAATCATCCTAAAGTTTCTATAGTGGGTAAGGGCGTTGCTTTTGATACAGGTGGACTTGATATAAAAGCATCACAATTTATGTTGCTGATGCACAAAGATATGGGTGGTGCTGCAAACGCTATAGGTCTTGCTTATATGATTATGAAATATAATCTTCCAGTAAGATTAAGTCTATCAATACCTACAGTTGAGAATGCTGTGGGTGCAAAGTCATATCGTCCTAGTGATATCATTAAAATGAAAAATGGAACTACGGTTCAAGTTACAAATACTGATGCAGAAGGAAGATTGATCTTAGCTGAACCGTTATATGAAGAGGCTACTAAAAAACCGGAATATTTAATAGACTTTTCAACTCTAACAGGTGCTGCAAGAGTAGCTGTTGGTGATAAAATTTCAGCATTTTTCTGTAATAATGATGATGTTGCAAGAGATATTTATAACTATGGGGAAACCGAGCAAGATCAGACTTGGAGACTTCCATTAGCTGATTGTTATAGAAAAAATCTTGAAACAGAATTCGCAGATATATCACACTGTGAACTGTCAACTTTTGCCGGAGCTGTAAAGGCGGCACTATTTATCGAGTATTTTGTAGGTATTGAGAATGCTCCTACTTGGATTCATTTTGACATAATGGCTTGGAATGTTGCTAACTCTCCAGGTAAACCAAAAGGTGGAGAGATGATGGGTGTTAGAGCAATGTTTAAAATGTTAGAAGAGAAATACAGCAAATAA
- a CDS encoding TolC family protein codes for MKQLYRHLLISLGIFGFCISAVANTVADYTDTIKQSIQNSPQYKFIGFQLNSRQMDPAIQLGRLLPSIDIGGSIKATNILDQKTMADSNIAGGHFHSIQGVVSLTQPLYDYGAYKDLQSAQETAQFAQQDYRTNYQQFLYDTSYAYFNLAKAIKNVEYTSYNLKANKQSLNELESKFKAGTADIADYETVKANYYIAEASYAAAQREEKVARAELRKFTNNDDEVILYSNDFKIKEPSPNTEESWEELTMRSSPSYLGSMHTKESNYYNYQSATSSFMPKVNFEVKYSPGYNDVSLLGNPVFDNFLSSKGMVNAFYFGINLTWNIFAGGTNYAELKKAAYDYQSSEFDMIQTGRVAQNDAMYAFRFVELKKKEIESLRKSVAAAKIAYEKYKERYDQGTTTITQYFILLNNYYQFLIQLNNTEFDYIMGFLSLYKTAGIFTSSTVQDFNNWLILNQDVEL; via the coding sequence TTGAAACAGTTGTATAGGCATTTATTAATATCTTTGGGAATTTTTGGTTTTTGTATCAGTGCTGTAGCTAATACTGTTGCTGATTATACGGATACAATAAAGCAGTCTATACAGAATTCACCACAATATAAGTTTATTGGTTTTCAGTTAAACTCTAGACAGATGGATCCAGCCATTCAACTAGGTAGATTATTACCTAGCATAGATATTGGAGGATCTATAAAAGCTACAAATATACTAGATCAAAAAACTATGGCTGATAGTAATATCGCTGGTGGACATTTTCATTCAATTCAAGGTGTAGTCTCATTGACGCAACCTTTGTATGATTATGGGGCCTACAAAGATCTTCAATCAGCTCAAGAAACAGCTCAATTTGCTCAACAAGACTATAGAACAAATTATCAACAATTCTTATATGATACCAGCTATGCTTATTTTAACTTAGCTAAGGCTATAAAAAATGTTGAATATACCTCATACAATTTAAAGGCTAACAAACAAAGCTTGAATGAACTAGAAAGTAAGTTTAAAGCAGGTACAGCTGATATTGCTGATTATGAAACTGTGAAAGCCAACTATTATATAGCAGAAGCTAGCTATGCAGCTGCGCAGAGAGAAGAAAAAGTCGCTCGTGCTGAATTACGTAAGTTTACCAATAATGATGATGAGGTTATTTTATATAGTAATGACTTCAAAATTAAGGAGCCATCACCTAATACAGAAGAGAGTTGGGAAGAACTCACAATGCGAAGCAGTCCATCATATTTAGGCTCTATGCACACAAAAGAAAGTAATTATTATAACTATCAGTCAGCTACAAGCTCATTTATGCCTAAGGTTAATTTTGAGGTTAAATACTCACCTGGTTATAATGATGTCAGTTTACTTGGTAATCCAGTATTTGATAATTTCTTATCGTCAAAAGGTATGGTAAACGCCTTTTATTTTGGCATTAATCTTACATGGAATATTTTTGCGGGTGGCACTAACTATGCTGAATTAAAAAAAGCTGCGTATGATTATCAGTCCTCAGAATTTGATATGATCCAAACAGGAAGGGTTGCTCAAAACGATGCTATGTATGCTTTTAGATTTGTTGAGCTTAAAAAGAAAGAGATAGAATCATTACGTAAGTCCGTTGCAGCAGCAAAAATTGCTTATGAAAAGTATAAAGAAAGGTACGATCAAGGAACAACGACTATTACTCAGTATTTTATACTTTTAAATAACTATTATCAGTTTTTGATTCAGTTAAATAATACTGAGTTTGATTATATTATGGGTTTTTTGAGCTTATATAAAACAGCTGGTATTTTTACATCAAGTACAGTACAAGATTTTAATAACTGGCTAATACTAAACCAAGATGTGGAGCTATAA
- the alaS gene encoding alanine--tRNA ligase, protein MISTKELRNKFISYFESKSHSHQPSSSLIPFGDDTLLFTNAGMVQFKDVFLGLEKRNFSRAVTVQKCLRAGGKHNDLDNVGYTARHHTFFEMLGNFSFGDYFKKDVISFAWEFLTKEIGLPVEKLWVTIYATDDEAFNVWHNHIGLPKERIIRINSNDNFWSMGDTGPCGPCTEIFYDHGADAPGGLPGTPEEDGDRYIEIWNIVFMQFNRHADGTTTDLPRPSVDTGMGLERIAAVLQDVHSNYDIDLFQALIRKAQEVTNADDINSPSLKVVADHIRSSAFLIADGVLPLNEGRGYVLRRIIRRAIRHGNKLGAKDIFFYKLVAELINQMGEAYPQLIDKRELIEKTLIKEEELFLKTIENGIKIFDAEIASLKGGTISGEIAFRLYDTYGFPLDLTVDMAREKGLKIDEEAFKEQMQQQKQRSKEAGKFNVDYNSIINSQAKSEFRGYSTLIEDAKVLEIFQDGQYVDVIKADSLAVIVLDKTPFYAESGGQVGDRGVLEGIGIEFIVEDVQKSGEAILHIGRLSKGILHTNDEITARVNDSRRLATTANHSATHLLHKALKIVLGNHAEQKGSLVDDNKLRFDFTHERAISRGQIEQIEMLVNQQIRANYPVATIETSQEKAKSLGAEALFGEKYGDIVRVISIGDFSIELCGGTHVAYTGDIGLFKIVSEGGIASGIRRIEAVTADKAIKHTFTIENKLIAIKGITKSNDSNLLDKLQLMLEQLKNQEKEIAKLKKDLLSGANSDIKELIIGDIKVIIANLENVDIKTLREKIDDYKSKKDKIVSVLSTINADKVQFVIGVSKSITPLIKAGDIAKEFSGYIDGKGGGRPDMAQGGGNNSTNIDKALSDLEQYILNIIK, encoded by the coding sequence ATGATTTCTACTAAAGAGTTACGTAATAAATTTATAAGCTATTTTGAGTCTAAAAGCCACTCGCATCAACCAAGCTCATCTTTAATACCATTTGGTGATGACACTTTATTATTTACGAATGCTGGAATGGTGCAATTTAAGGATGTTTTTTTAGGTTTAGAGAAAAGAAATTTTTCTAGAGCTGTTACAGTTCAAAAGTGTCTTAGAGCTGGTGGTAAGCATAATGATTTGGACAATGTAGGTTATACAGCTAGACATCATACTTTTTTTGAAATGCTAGGTAATTTTAGTTTTGGTGATTATTTCAAAAAAGATGTTATCAGCTTTGCTTGGGAATTTTTGACTAAAGAGATTGGATTACCCGTTGAAAAATTATGGGTAACTATATATGCAACAGATGATGAAGCATTTAATGTATGGCACAATCATATTGGTTTACCAAAAGAAAGGATTATTCGTATAAATTCAAATGATAATTTTTGGTCAATGGGTGATACTGGTCCTTGTGGTCCATGTACTGAGATTTTTTATGATCATGGTGCAGATGCTCCAGGAGGATTGCCTGGCACTCCAGAGGAAGATGGAGATAGATATATCGAGATTTGGAATATAGTCTTTATGCAATTTAATCGCCATGCTGATGGCACAACTACAGATTTACCTAGGCCATCTGTTGATACGGGTATGGGCTTAGAAAGAATAGCAGCTGTATTACAGGATGTTCATAGTAATTACGATATAGATTTATTTCAAGCTCTGATTAGAAAAGCTCAAGAAGTGACTAATGCTGATGATATAAATTCACCATCTTTAAAAGTAGTAGCAGATCATATACGTTCAAGTGCTTTTTTAATTGCAGATGGAGTTTTACCATTGAATGAAGGTAGAGGATATGTGCTAAGAAGGATTATTCGTAGGGCAATTCGTCATGGTAATAAGCTTGGTGCTAAGGATATATTCTTTTACAAATTAGTGGCAGAGCTTATTAATCAAATGGGTGAAGCATATCCACAGTTAATAGATAAGAGAGAGCTTATTGAAAAAACTCTTATCAAAGAAGAAGAATTGTTCCTAAAGACTATTGAAAATGGTATCAAAATTTTTGATGCAGAAATTGCGAGTCTAAAAGGTGGTACTATTTCTGGAGAGATAGCATTTAGACTTTATGATACTTATGGTTTTCCCTTAGATTTAACTGTTGATATGGCTAGAGAAAAAGGTTTAAAAATTGATGAAGAAGCATTTAAAGAGCAAATGCAACAGCAAAAACAAAGATCAAAAGAAGCTGGGAAGTTTAATGTTGACTATAACAGTATCATCAATTCACAAGCAAAGTCAGAATTTAGAGGTTATTCAACATTAATTGAAGATGCTAAAGTACTTGAGATATTTCAAGATGGGCAGTATGTAGATGTAATCAAAGCTGATTCATTAGCAGTTATTGTCCTTGATAAAACTCCTTTTTATGCTGAATCTGGTGGTCAGGTTGGTGACAGAGGAGTTTTGGAAGGCATTGGTATTGAATTTATAGTTGAAGATGTACAAAAATCTGGTGAAGCAATTTTACATATTGGTAGATTATCTAAGGGTATATTACATACTAATGATGAAATAACCGCGAGGGTTAATGATTCAAGAAGGCTTGCTACTACTGCTAATCATAGTGCAACACATTTATTACATAAAGCTTTAAAAATCGTTTTAGGTAATCATGCTGAGCAAAAAGGCTCACTTGTTGATGATAATAAATTAAGATTTGATTTTACGCATGAGAGGGCTATCTCTCGTGGTCAGATTGAACAAATTGAGATGCTAGTTAACCAACAGATTAGAGCTAATTATCCTGTAGCGACTATAGAAACATCTCAAGAAAAAGCTAAATCTCTAGGGGCAGAGGCTTTATTTGGTGAAAAGTATGGAGATATTGTTAGAGTAATTTCAATCGGAGATTTCTCCATTGAGCTTTGTGGAGGAACTCATGTTGCATATACTGGAGACATAGGCCTATTTAAGATAGTATCAGAGGGAGGCATTGCATCTGGAATTAGAAGAATAGAAGCAGTTACAGCTGATAAAGCTATAAAACATACTTTTACTATCGAAAATAAGCTGATAGCAATAAAAGGTATTACTAAATCTAATGATTCTAACTTGTTAGACAAATTACAATTAATGTTAGAACAACTCAAAAACCAAGAAAAAGAAATCGCTAAGCTTAAAAAAGATCTGTTATCAGGAGCAAATAGTGATATTAAAGAGCTCATAATTGGTGATATCAAAGTGATAATAGCTAATTTAGAAAATGTTGATATCAAAACATTGAGAGAAAAGATTGATGATTATAAGTCAAAAAAAGATAAGATAGTCTCAGTGTTAAGTACTATAAATGCTGATAAAGTGCAATTTGTAATTGGAGTTAGTAAATCTATCACACCATTAATCAAAGCTGGTGATATTGCCAAAGAATTTAGTGGTTATATAGATGGTAAAGGTGGTGGTCGTCCAGATATGGCTCAAGGTGGAGGTAATAACTCTACCAATATTGATAAGGCTCTAAGTGACTTAGAACAATATATTTTGAATATTATAAAATAG